Within the Streptomyces sp. NBC_00440 genome, the region GCCGGGATTCGTTCCGGATGAGCAGCGTGCGGCTTGTCTCGACGGATCTGCGGCACATCCGGATCGGCGGGGAGAAGGATCCGGGCGGGCAGCAGGCCTTCCTCGTGCGGCTGCACCGGCCCGCGCGCCGGCTAGCGCGGGTAGTGGCCGCCGGGGGTGTAGTGAAGATGGTGACGATCGCCCGGGATGGCCATCAGTGGTGGGCGTCGTTCAACGTCCGCATCGCCGCCCCGGCGCCGGTCCGGCCCACCCGCAGACAGCAGGACGCCGGGACCGTCGGGGTCGACCTCGGTGTGGCCGTCATCGCGGCGACCTCCGAGCCGGTGATCACCGCGAACGGTAAGACGCAGCTGTTCGACAACCCCCGGCACCTGGACAACGCAGTGCGCCAGCTGACGAAGTGGCAGCGGCGGATGGGCCGCCGCCACGTGCGCCGGCTGCCCGCGCACCGCCAGAGCGCAGGATGGCGGGAAGCCCGGGACCAGGTCGCGCGCCTGAGCGGGCTGGTGGCGCAGCGGCGCGCTTCGTCTCAGCATCTGCTGACGAAGCAGCTCGTGACTCAGTTCGCGCACGTCGCGTTGGAGGACTTGCGGGTGAAGAACATGACGCGCTCCGCGCGCGGCACCCAGGACGCGCCCGGGCGGAACGTGGCGGCCAAGGCCGGGCTGAACCGGGCCATCCTCGATGTCGGCTTTGGCGAGATCCGCCGGCAGATCGAGTACAAAGCCGAACGGCACGGCGTCCAGGTCACCGCGGTCAACCCCGCCTACACCTCACAGACCTGTCACCGGTGCGGGCACGTCGACCGCAAGAGCCGGCGCACCCGCTCCGTCTTCGAGTGCACGCGGTGCGGTCACGCCACCCACGCCGACATCGGCGCCGCCCACAACATCAAACACCGCGCACTCGACGGCACCACCAACCAGGAAAGGGGCCTGACCGGGCGGACGGGAGCCTGACAGAGCGCGGTTGAGCCGACGGGTGGTCGCACGGTTCCAGACCGCCAAGGCCCGGCTGAGCCTGCTCCGCCGGGCCATCGCGCGTCTGGGTTCCTGTTTGGCTGGCATGGTCCTCACGGGGCGACACCGGGTTATGCCAGGTTTGCGAGCAACCGTAAGTGTCCAGGACGGGGGAGCGCTTGTGAACGCTGCACACAGATGGTTCGCACGCCTTGGAGCTATGGCTCTGTTCGCCGGGGTGTCCTTGCTCGGCAGCCCAGGGCCCGCCATGGCAAGCCATAGCTACCACCATCACTTCGACGTCTACGCGTATGACGCCTCCGGGCACCTGGTCTCGCACGGATGGGGTGATCTGGATCAGGACGGCACCGGCCGCGTCACCTTGAACAACGCCGGGATCAAGGACGACAGGGCTGACGGTCACGGCGCATCGATGACCATCTGGTACGGGACCCACGGCGACGACTACTTCATCGCCAACCGGGACGGTAACGGAAGCATCGTCCGGGACGACAACTACTTCCTCTCCTACGAGACGGGATACTCCGCCCACGCCTGCCGGCTGGAAGGCCCCTTCGGCTGCGGAGCGACCAAGACAATTCAGTTCTAGTGCTGTGACCGGGATCGTTCACCGTGTTGCGCGGGCTTCTCAGTCTTCTCCTGCGAGAGGTCTGATCACTCGGCCACTGCCGCGCGCCAGGTCCATGATGTGCGGCGGGGGCGGTCGTCCAGGTCTCCCCGGCCGGTGCACCGGAGGAGGACACGAGCCGGGTCCCCGGGTGGGGCGTCGGGGAAGAGCCGGTGGAGCGGCGCCTCGCAGAGCGGCGCCGGGGGCAGCCACAGCACGCCCAGCCCCTGGGCGATGTCGTGGGTGTGCAGGAGAACTTCGGTTACACCCATCGCCGCGAAGCCTGGCGGGTCGCACTTGTCCCGCCCGGGCACCACCCGCCGGTCACAGACGGCCGTGTGGGTTGACCTCGTCGGCCGCGAGGCGCTCCTGCCACCGACGCCGTGCGTCGCCTGCGGTCTCGTGGTGATCCGGCGGGCGGAGAAGCTCCTGGCGGGGGTGACGTGTTCGCGGGCGTGCCAGACATCTCTCACGCGGATCCGTAACGGTGGTGTGGGATTGGGTCGGCCATGCGGCGGGTGTGGTCTGCCCGTTAGGGGTGGGCGTGCGGATTCTGGGCACTGCGGGCCGGCCTGCCGGCAGAAGGCGTACCGGCGCCGCACCGCGGCGCGTGCGGCCGCAGCCCCGGACCCGGTGGCCGAGTTGCCGGACCCGGTGGCCGAGTTGAAGGAGGCCATGGCCCCGTTCGTCGCCGGTCACGCGCCCGGAATCTCCCAGTCGCTCTACAAGGCCCTCTACCAGCTGCAGACCGCGAACCGGCACGGCCTCGACGGGCCCGGAGAGGAGGAACGAGCCATCGCCCGCCTCGCCTCCATGAATCC harbors:
- a CDS encoding RNA-guided endonuclease InsQ/TnpB family protein; this translates as MTTTEQNTTTIVVREPLDPTPAQLLILHRYANASRACFNFAFGLKHDAQQRWNRGRDRLVAEGMSREEANRKAPKVFVPRGSDVQRIFLAVRDKPLCGPLREGETGRPRRYPWWKGVNAIVCQQAFRDADRAFTNWKSSGRRSGAAMGYPRPKRKGGCRDSFRMSSVRLVSTDLRHIRIGGEKDPGGQQAFLVRLHRPARRLARVVAAGGVVKMVTIARDGHQWWASFNVRIAAPAPVRPTRRQQDAGTVGVDLGVAVIAATSEPVITANGKTQLFDNPRHLDNAVRQLTKWQRRMGRRHVRRLPAHRQSAGWREARDQVARLSGLVAQRRASSQHLLTKQLVTQFAHVALEDLRVKNMTRSARGTQDAPGRNVAAKAGLNRAILDVGFGEIRRQIEYKAERHGVQVTAVNPAYTSQTCHRCGHVDRKSRRTRSVFECTRCGHATHADIGAAHNIKHRALDGTTNQERGLTGRTGA